In Fibrobacter sp. UWB15, the following proteins share a genomic window:
- a CDS encoding aspartate-semialdehyde dehydrogenase — protein sequence MIRNVAIMGATGAVGQEILSILEERNFPLQSLKLLASERSAGKEFKFKGETLKCEVLNKDSFKGIDLVLSSAGAAISQEFAPIAVENGAVVVDNTSFFRMDPAVPLVVPEVNPEDIKLYKPELGGKGIIANPNCTTIMMVVVLNPIEKISHIKKIHISSYQSASGAGAIAMEELKQQYKDILETGTTTHINKFPFQLAYNVIPQIDKMTENDYTKEEMKMYNETRKIMHSDVRTSATCVRVSSLRSHSESVWFETERPVSVEEIRNALKNAPGVTLKDDPQNYVYPMPLESAGKDNVFVGRIRKDLADENSNTLWLTGDQIRKGAALNAVQIGEILAKGV from the coding sequence ATGATTCGCAACGTAGCCATTATGGGTGCCACGGGCGCCGTAGGCCAAGAAATCCTTTCCATCCTCGAAGAACGCAACTTCCCGCTGCAGAGCCTGAAGCTCCTCGCTTCTGAACGCAGCGCCGGTAAGGAATTCAAGTTCAAGGGCGAAACCCTCAAGTGCGAAGTTCTGAACAAGGATTCTTTCAAGGGGATTGACCTGGTGCTCAGCTCCGCTGGTGCCGCAATTTCCCAGGAATTTGCTCCGATCGCCGTCGAAAACGGTGCCGTGGTCGTGGACAACACCAGCTTCTTCCGCATGGATCCGGCAGTGCCGCTGGTTGTCCCGGAAGTGAACCCCGAAGACATCAAGCTCTACAAGCCTGAACTCGGCGGCAAGGGCATTATCGCTAACCCGAACTGCACGACCATCATGATGGTTGTGGTGCTCAACCCGATCGAAAAGATTTCTCACATCAAGAAGATCCACATTTCTTCTTACCAGAGCGCTAGCGGTGCAGGCGCCATCGCCATGGAAGAACTCAAGCAGCAGTACAAGGACATCCTCGAAACCGGTACGACGACGCACATCAACAAGTTCCCCTTCCAGCTCGCCTACAACGTGATCCCGCAGATCGACAAGATGACGGAAAACGACTACACGAAGGAAGAAATGAAGATGTACAACGAAACCCGCAAGATCATGCATTCTGACGTTCGTACGAGCGCCACCTGCGTGCGCGTGAGTTCGCTGCGTTCTCACTCTGAATCCGTTTGGTTCGAAACCGAACGTCCGGTTTCTGTCGAAGAAATCCGCAATGCCTTGAAGAACGCTCCGGGCGTGACCCTCAAGGACGATCCGCAGAACTATGTGTACCCGATGCCGCTCGAAAGCGCCGGCAAGGACAACGTGTTCGTAGGCCGTATCCGCAAGGACCTCGCCGACGAGAACAGCAACACGCTGTGGCTCACCGGTGACCAGATCCGCAAGGGCGCCGCCCTCAACGCCGTGCAGATTGGCGAAATCTTGGCCAAGGGTGTGTAA
- a CDS encoding single-stranded DNA-binding protein, protein MAYLNKVMLIGNIGKDPVISASAAGRKRVSFSLATSRRYRDNNGEQKEQTDWHNIVGWGKIADTMETLGVHKGMTLYVEGSLTNRSWTDQTTGQKRYSTEVNLDTFQLLTPRGQNGGNFQGGNSYSQSNNFSQASAPSYDAPAPEGVDDDLPF, encoded by the coding sequence ATGGCTTATTTGAATAAAGTGATGCTTATCGGCAATATCGGCAAGGACCCCGTCATTAGCGCAAGCGCAGCAGGTCGCAAGCGCGTATCGTTCTCCTTGGCCACCAGCCGTCGTTATCGTGATAACAATGGTGAACAGAAGGAACAGACTGACTGGCACAACATCGTGGGTTGGGGCAAAATCGCCGACACGATGGAAACGCTCGGCGTGCACAAGGGCATGACCCTCTATGTAGAAGGTTCGCTCACCAACCGCAGCTGGACCGACCAGACGACCGGCCAGAAGCGTTACAGCACCGAAGTCAACCTGGACACTTTCCAGCTTTTGACGCCGCGTGGCCAGAATGGCGGCAACTTCCAGGGAGGCAACTCCTATAGCCAGTCCAACAACTTTAGCCAGGCAAGCGCCCCCTCTTACGATGCTCCGGCACCGGAAGGCGTCGACGACGATCTGCCGTTCTAA
- a CDS encoding exo-beta-N-acetylmuramidase NamZ domain-containing protein, with product MVTLALTQFEKVFPANLKGKRLGAVLHPASVLPDLHYTLDLLKEYDGKLFKLSALFGPQHGIKGHTQDNMIEWEGYTDPELGIPVYSLYGEHREPTAEMLSHVDVLLVDLQDVGARYYTFIWTLFLCMKACEKAGIPVIVVDRPNPINCVDEEGPVLDLDYTSFVGLHSIRTRHAKTIGELAVQFKEERFPKSELYVLGMEGYDKKMWYDQTGLPWILPSPNMPTLDTAIVYPGMCLFEATNVSEGRGTTRPFEIFGAPFIDAVKLCKYMNDLKLPGVYFRENYFQPTFHKGAGQICGGAQIHVLDRDKFRSFDMAVKLLQYIFNEYPKDFAWKQPPYEYEFKKLPIDILLGNGTFRKEFIESSI from the coding sequence ATGGTAACTCTCGCTCTTACACAATTTGAAAAAGTTTTCCCCGCAAATCTCAAGGGCAAGCGCCTCGGCGCGGTTTTGCACCCGGCTTCTGTTCTCCCGGACCTGCATTATACTCTCGATTTGCTCAAAGAATACGACGGCAAACTCTTTAAGCTTTCGGCCCTTTTTGGCCCCCAGCACGGCATCAAGGGACACACCCAGGACAACATGATCGAATGGGAAGGTTACACCGACCCCGAACTGGGCATTCCCGTTTATAGCCTGTATGGCGAACACCGCGAACCCACTGCCGAAATGCTCAGCCACGTGGACGTTTTGCTTGTGGACTTGCAGGATGTGGGCGCCCGCTACTACACGTTTATCTGGACGCTGTTCCTTTGTATGAAAGCCTGTGAAAAGGCTGGAATCCCCGTGATTGTGGTGGATCGCCCGAACCCCATTAACTGTGTAGACGAAGAAGGCCCGGTGCTGGATTTGGACTACACGAGTTTCGTGGGCCTGCACAGTATCCGTACGCGCCATGCAAAAACCATTGGCGAACTGGCGGTGCAGTTTAAGGAAGAACGCTTCCCCAAGAGCGAACTCTACGTGCTCGGCATGGAAGGCTACGACAAAAAGATGTGGTATGATCAGACGGGTCTTCCGTGGATTCTGCCGAGCCCCAATATGCCGACCCTCGATACCGCTATCGTTTACCCCGGCATGTGCCTGTTCGAGGCGACCAACGTGAGTGAAGGCCGCGGCACCACGCGTCCGTTCGAAATTTTCGGCGCCCCGTTTATCGATGCCGTCAAGCTTTGCAAGTACATGAATGACCTCAAGCTCCCGGGCGTGTATTTCCGCGAAAATTACTTCCAGCCCACGTTCCACAAGGGTGCGGGCCAGATTTGCGGGGGAGCGCAGATTCACGTGCTCGACCGCGACAAGTTCCGCAGTTTTGATATGGCGGTAAAGCTGTTGCAGTACATTTTCAACGAATATCCGAAGGATTTCGCCTGGAAACAGCCGCCATACGAATATGAATTCAAAAAGTTGCCCATTGACATTTTGCTCGGTAACGGCACGTTCCGCAAGGAATTTATTGAAAGTAGCATTTAA
- a CDS encoding superoxide dismutase, translating into MIQQSNGKFEMPALPYAAGDLAPVLSQETIEFHYGKHLQTYLNNLNAALPGSAFEGKTVEDIVKVAEGGVFNNAGQFLNHYMYFMQFKAPSAGNVPTGKIADAIARDFGSFEKFQEEFQAKGAGLFGSGWVWLSADASGKLVITQEGNAQNPLTKGLKPLLTFDVWEHAYYIDYRNRRPDYLKGLWQIVDWNVINNRLG; encoded by the coding sequence ATGATTCAACAATCTAACGGAAAATTTGAAATGCCGGCACTCCCGTATGCCGCAGGTGACCTGGCTCCAGTTCTCAGCCAGGAAACTATTGAATTCCACTACGGTAAGCATCTGCAGACTTACCTCAATAATTTGAACGCAGCCCTTCCGGGTAGCGCTTTCGAAGGCAAGACTGTCGAAGATATCGTCAAAGTAGCCGAAGGCGGTGTATTCAATAATGCAGGCCAGTTCCTGAATCACTACATGTATTTCATGCAGTTCAAGGCTCCGTCTGCAGGCAACGTTCCGACGGGTAAAATTGCCGACGCCATCGCCCGCGATTTCGGTTCCTTCGAAAAGTTCCAGGAAGAATTCCAGGCAAAGGGTGCTGGCCTCTTCGGTTCCGGCTGGGTGTGGCTCTCTGCCGATGCTTCGGGCAAGCTTGTGATTACGCAAGAAGGTAACGCCCAGAACCCGCTCACCAAGGGCCTCAAGCCGCTCCTTACGTTCGATGTGTGGGAACATGCCTACTACATTGACTACCGCAACCGCCGCCCTGATTACCTCAAGGGACTCTGGCAGATTGTGGACTGGAACGTCATCAACAACCGCTTGGGATAA
- a CDS encoding PH domain-containing protein, whose protein sequence is MDNELTLLIGKDEKILYAGKPDKRCFIFECIFNPMLPFALVWGFFDMFFIGTAFSSDQSDQVAYFIVPFMALHLMPVWIYLGGALLSFRRYRNKAYIVTDKGIYASGGVFARTYQSKPFAELSHVDLHRGIFDQWFGVGDIITTSAQANPATLNGRGRSTNAGISIDSIANYAEVYKLVKKLQEDIYTDVMYPNDLRPAENRGYKTRYRG, encoded by the coding sequence ATGGACAATGAACTGACGCTTCTGATAGGGAAAGATGAAAAAATCCTGTATGCCGGCAAGCCCGACAAGAGGTGCTTCATTTTTGAATGCATTTTCAATCCGATGCTCCCGTTCGCGCTCGTCTGGGGATTTTTCGACATGTTCTTTATCGGGACTGCCTTTTCTTCGGACCAGTCGGACCAAGTGGCCTACTTTATTGTCCCCTTCATGGCGCTCCACCTGATGCCCGTATGGATTTACCTGGGCGGGGCGCTGCTCTCGTTCAGACGGTACCGCAATAAGGCCTACATCGTTACGGATAAAGGAATCTACGCTTCCGGAGGTGTCTTTGCTAGGACTTACCAGTCAAAGCCTTTCGCGGAACTTTCGCACGTAGATTTGCACCGCGGCATTTTTGACCAGTGGTTTGGCGTGGGCGATATCATCACGACCTCGGCCCAGGCGAACCCGGCAACGCTGAACGGGCGAGGAAGGTCGACTAATGCGGGCATTTCCATAGACAGCATTGCCAACTATGCGGAAGTGTACAAGCTCGTGAAAAAGCTGCAAGAAGACATCTACACCGACGTGATGTACCCGAACGACTTGCGCCCTGCCGAGAACCGCGGGTATAAAACCAGGTATCGCGGGTAA
- a CDS encoding acetolactate decarboxylase, translated as MTTQDSNFGKMYQVSTLNALLLGYTRKVVAVRDLLANGDTGLGTFENVDGEMIVVDGHCYRASDNGTVTETPPDCGVPFASVSFLKGSKKFETGTVESINALKNLMDLKIEEGFGLNSMHMVRIDGFFEKVDARSENGLKSQHVELKDILDLNQKSFTFSNIPGTLVCLYYPDYMAGINATGWHFHFISDDRSKGGHVFNIIIKNGTAILLK; from the coding sequence ATGACCACACAAGACTCAAACTTCGGAAAAATGTACCAGGTTTCGACCTTGAACGCGCTACTTCTGGGCTACACTCGGAAGGTCGTAGCGGTACGGGACTTGCTTGCAAACGGCGATACGGGGCTCGGGACCTTCGAAAACGTCGATGGCGAGATGATTGTCGTGGACGGCCACTGCTACAGGGCTTCCGACAACGGGACGGTGACGGAGACTCCCCCTGACTGCGGGGTACCCTTCGCGTCCGTTTCTTTCTTGAAGGGGTCAAAGAAATTTGAAACCGGCACTGTCGAAAGCATAAACGCGCTGAAGAACCTTATGGACCTGAAAATCGAGGAGGGCTTCGGGCTGAACAGCATGCACATGGTGCGAATTGACGGGTTCTTCGAGAAGGTGGACGCCCGCTCCGAAAACGGTTTGAAAAGCCAGCACGTGGAGCTCAAGGACATCCTCGACTTAAACCAGAAATCTTTCACTTTTTCAAACATCCCGGGCACATTAGTTTGCCTGTACTACCCCGATTACATGGCGGGAATCAACGCGACCGGGTGGCATTTTCACTTTATCTCCGATGACCGGAGTAAGGGCGGGCACGTTTTTAACATTATCATAAAAAACGGAACGGCCATTCTTCTAAAATAG
- a CDS encoding GNAT family N-acetyltransferase, giving the protein MDIKVLRATEEWQRAGAYSVRIQGMNRQHHISLREEFDEHDGDGTKYIVLLDDEYPVATCRFYEIDADTATIGRVVVLPEYRGQKLGAMAVREAEKWIAECGYKQIVIDSRIEAVGFYEKLGYKSASEKTHQSGVFECTRMKKILSPTPIILRYST; this is encoded by the coding sequence ATGGATATCAAAGTTCTCCGAGCAACAGAAGAATGGCAACGTGCGGGTGCGTACAGCGTGCGCATCCAGGGCATGAACCGGCAGCACCACATTTCGCTCCGCGAGGAGTTCGACGAGCACGACGGCGACGGCACCAAGTACATTGTCTTGCTGGATGACGAATATCCGGTTGCCACCTGCCGTTTCTATGAAATTGACGCAGACACGGCAACCATCGGCCGCGTGGTCGTTCTGCCGGAATATCGCGGACAGAAGCTCGGCGCCATGGCCGTGCGCGAAGCCGAAAAGTGGATTGCCGAATGCGGCTACAAGCAGATCGTCATCGACAGCCGCATCGAGGCGGTCGGCTTTTACGAAAAACTCGGTTACAAGAGTGCCAGCGAAAAAACTCACCAATCCGGCGTCTTCGAATGCACTCGGATGAAGAAAATACTATCGCCCACGCCCATCATTCTTAGGTACTCCACATGA
- a CDS encoding murein L,D-transpeptidase family protein, whose protein sequence is MLSSPIDNILVEKAKRQMHLRNGENTVKTYRISLGKNPIGAKVKSGDNKTPEGDYTIVLHNPKSKFHLSLRISYPNAKQIKAAKEGNYEPGGDIMIHGYPNKVPAFLFKFWHRWKDWTAGCIAVTNDEIEEIYAAVKDGTPITILP, encoded by the coding sequence ATGCTCTCCTCACCTATCGACAACATTCTTGTAGAAAAAGCGAAGCGCCAGATGCACTTGCGCAATGGCGAGAATACCGTCAAAACGTACAGAATTTCTTTGGGCAAGAATCCGATCGGAGCGAAGGTCAAGTCCGGTGACAACAAGACGCCCGAAGGCGACTACACCATCGTGCTTCACAACCCCAAAAGCAAATTTCATTTATCGCTCCGAATTTCGTACCCGAATGCGAAGCAAATCAAGGCCGCGAAAGAAGGCAACTACGAGCCCGGCGGCGACATCATGATCCACGGCTACCCGAACAAAGTTCCGGCGTTCCTCTTTAAATTCTGGCACAGGTGGAAAGACTGGACCGCCGGCTGCATCGCGGTCACCAACGACGAAATCGAAGAAATCTACGCCGCCGTCAAGGACGGCACGCCGATAACAATTCTACCTTAA
- a CDS encoding type II toxin-antitoxin system RelB/DinJ family antitoxin: MSQTTFSIRMESDLKKEFDELCEEFGMSMTTAINVFARAVVRERRIPFEVSSATVPQFVAERRAFYDASGRTVAGRMLNTMQQLSADAARAGASEMSLDEINAEIDAARNGR; encoded by the coding sequence ATGTCGCAAACAACATTCAGTATTAGGATGGAATCGGATCTTAAAAAAGAGTTCGATGAATTGTGCGAAGAATTCGGCATGTCTATGACGACGGCTATTAATGTCTTCGCTCGTGCTGTTGTGCGTGAACGTCGAATTCCGTTTGAGGTTTCTTCCGCAACTGTTCCGCAGTTTGTTGCAGAACGTCGTGCTTTTTATGATGCTTCTGGCCGGACAGTGGCCGGCAGGATGCTGAATACCATGCAGCAACTTTCCGCCGATGCGGCTCGTGCTGGTGCTTCTGAAATGTCCTTGGACGAAATTAATGCTGAAATCGATGCGGCAAGGAATGGTCGATGA
- a CDS encoding putative toxin-antitoxin system toxin component, PIN family, with the protein MKLYAVIDTNVLVSAFLKWDSVPGFVLQAVFDGRIVPVLNEEILEEYRVVLNRPKFGFSPVRIAETLLQINRLCVMESDLVEIRESMPDPKDIVFYAVALAHGKTVETHLVTGNVKHFPETPVVVTPRQMLDLLG; encoded by the coding sequence ATGAAGCTTTATGCTGTAATCGATACGAATGTTCTTGTGTCTGCTTTTTTGAAATGGGATTCTGTTCCAGGTTTCGTTTTGCAGGCTGTATTTGATGGGCGGATTGTTCCTGTTTTGAATGAAGAAATTCTTGAGGAATATAGGGTTGTTCTCAACAGACCTAAATTCGGATTTTCGCCTGTAAGAATCGCTGAAACTTTGTTGCAAATCAATCGCCTTTGCGTGATGGAATCTGACTTGGTTGAAATTCGCGAATCGATGCCGGACCCTAAGGACATTGTTTTTTATGCAGTCGCGTTAGCACACGGCAAAACAGTCGAAACGCATCTTGTGACGGGAAATGTTAAGCATTTCCCTGAGACACCTGTTGTTGTCACGCCCCGGCAGATGCTTGATTTGTTAGGGTAG
- a CDS encoding murein L,D-transpeptidase family protein produces MLSSPIDNILVEKAKRQMQLCNGENVVKTYRISLGKNPVGAKVKSGDNKTPEGDYTIERHNPKSIFHLSLRISYPNAEQIKAAKEGNYKPSGDIMIHGYPNKIPAFLFKFWHKWKDWTAGCIAVTNDEIEEIYDAVKDGTPITITP; encoded by the coding sequence ATGCTCTCCTCACCTATCGACAACATTCTTGTAGAAAAAGCGAAGCGCCAAATGCAGTTGTGCAACGGCGAGAACGTTGTCAAGACGTACAGGATTTCGCTTGGCAAGAATCCCGTGGGTGCGAAGGTCAAGTCCGGCGACAACAAGACGCCCGAAGGCGACTACACCATCGAAAGACACAATCCCAAGAGCATTTTCCATTTATCGCTCCGAATTTCGTACCCGAACGCAGAGCAAATCAAGGCCGCAAAAGAAGGCAACTACAAGCCCAGTGGCGACATCATGATTCACGGCTACCCGAACAAGATTCCCGCATTCCTCTTTAAATTCTGGCACAAGTGGAAAGACTGGACCGCAGGTTGCATCGCCGTCACGAACGACGAAATCGAAGAAATCTACGACGCCGTCAAGGACGGAACTCCGATAACCATCACGCCTTAG
- a CDS encoding putative toxin-antitoxin system toxin component, PIN family, protein MKVLFDTNLWISFMIGKRLSTLADVLCRNDVHVYMSERLLEEIQTVIARPKFDAIISAESRQAFQDMVDNVCYWTPITIQAKSPIRDIKDIFILSMAESVPVDCIVSGDKDLTELKSHAGIPILQYSEFLNKIDN, encoded by the coding sequence ATGAAAGTCCTTTTCGACACAAACCTGTGGATATCCTTTATGATAGGCAAGCGTCTGTCCACGCTTGCTGATGTTTTATGCCGTAACGATGTTCATGTGTATATGAGCGAGCGGTTGTTGGAAGAAATTCAGACCGTCATCGCTCGACCGAAATTCGATGCCATCATTTCTGCGGAATCTCGGCAAGCATTCCAAGACATGGTCGATAATGTTTGCTATTGGACTCCGATTACCATCCAGGCAAAATCGCCCATCAGGGATATTAAGGATATCTTCATTCTTTCTATGGCGGAAAGTGTCCCTGTAGATTGCATCGTGAGCGGTGACAAGGATTTAACAGAGTTGAAAAGTCATGCAGGAATTCCAATTCTTCAGTATTCGGAATTTCTGAATAAAATTGATAACTGA
- a CDS encoding SH3 domain-containing protein → MRVFITMLLFSVLCSFASHRAIVDANVLNVRKTSSVNSAVIEKLPKETEVFVDTCSNGFCKIKYGSITGYASEKYLVIKQEQDSPKKRSEDAWGLLVFALICFVVAEFGFRKKIGCISAGAVVLALISIYVFLDESNIEGKYKLFLLFLVVVVVGYRNFKSRNPRERNNFANDLKDYLILLLKWLALPFEILNAFSDSVKKTDNTKSQAKKDMKKIEKKEVMYCKWHSNELNQDFYGVFAKYTSTSQINKTFERQYGKGFIRNSTCSKDCPNWYEIGEGKEVVYCKWHSNELNQDFYGMFAKYTSTSQINKTFERQYGKGSIRNSTCSKDCPNWYEIGEGKEVVYCKWHSNELNQDFYGVFAKYTSTSQINKTFERQYGKGSIRNSTCSKDCPNWYGT, encoded by the coding sequence ATGCGTGTTTTTATAACAATGCTTTTGTTTTCCGTACTTTGCTCCTTTGCTTCTCACAGGGCAATTGTTGATGCAAACGTACTGAATGTCAGAAAAACTTCTTCTGTAAACTCTGCGGTTATTGAAAAACTTCCAAAAGAAACAGAAGTCTTTGTTGATACGTGCAGCAACGGCTTTTGCAAGATTAAATATGGTTCTATTACAGGATACGCAAGCGAAAAGTATCTGGTCATTAAACAGGAACAGGATTCCCCTAAAAAAAGATCTGAAGATGCTTGGGGCTTGCTTGTTTTCGCCTTGATTTGTTTTGTGGTTGCTGAATTTGGATTTAGAAAAAAGATAGGTTGCATTTCTGCGGGTGCTGTAGTTCTTGCATTAATATCAATTTATGTTTTCTTGGATGAGTCTAATATAGAGGGAAAATATAAATTATTTTTATTGTTCCTTGTGGTTGTTGTAGTTGGTTACAGAAATTTCAAAAGTAGGAATCCTCGTGAAAGAAACAATTTTGCGAATGATTTGAAAGATTACTTGATATTGCTTTTAAAATGGCTTGCGCTGCCATTTGAAATTCTGAATGCTTTTTCTGATTCTGTAAAAAAAACTGATAATACAAAATCACAAGCGAAAAAAGATATGAAAAAAATTGAAAAAAAAGAAGTTATGTATTGTAAATGGCATTCCAATGAATTGAATCAAGACTTTTATGGAGTGTTCGCAAAGTACACCAGCACATCACAAATAAATAAAACATTTGAACGTCAGTACGGCAAGGGTTTCATACGGAATTCAACCTGTTCAAAAGATTGCCCAAATTGGTATGAAATTGGCGAGGGAAAAGAAGTAGTGTATTGCAAATGGCATTCCAATGAATTGAATCAAGACTTTTATGGAATGTTCGCAAAGTACACCAGCACATCACAAATAAATAAAACATTTGAACGTCAGTACGGCAAGGGTTCCATACGGAATTCAACCTGTTCAAAAGATTGCCCAAATTGGTATGAAATTGGCGAGGGAAAAGAAGTAGTGTATTGCAAATGGCATTCCAATGAATTGAATCAAGACTTTTATGGAGTGTTCGCAAAGTACACCAGCACATCACAAATAAATAAAACATTTGAACGTCAGTACGGCAAGGGTTCCATACGGAATTCAACCTGTTCAAAAGATTGTCCAAATTGGTATGGAACTTAG
- a CDS encoding 3-isopropylmalate dehydratase small subunit 2 — protein MNSIDIVKGSGVPVRGNDIDTDRIIPARFLKCVTFEGLGDNAFADDIAGLAAQGKVHPFRDPAYKNGSILVSNQNFGCGSSREHAPQALKRWGIRAIIAESYSEIFFGNCVAIGVPCYKVSHEVADKILAWIEAHPSEELVTSTESRTLKMGDETIELTLADGPRGQFLDGSWHARSALMANADKVQELASKLPYMQFLK, from the coding sequence ATGAATTCTATCGACATTGTTAAAGGTTCCGGCGTTCCTGTACGCGGCAACGACATCGACACTGACCGTATCATCCCGGCACGCTTCCTCAAGTGCGTCACGTTCGAAGGCCTCGGCGACAACGCCTTTGCCGACGATATCGCAGGCCTCGCCGCTCAGGGCAAGGTTCACCCGTTCCGCGATCCGGCCTACAAGAACGGCTCCATCCTCGTCTCGAACCAGAACTTCGGTTGCGGTTCCAGCCGCGAACATGCTCCGCAGGCTCTCAAGCGCTGGGGCATCCGCGCCATCATCGCCGAAAGCTACTCCGAAATCTTCTTCGGTAACTGCGTCGCTATCGGCGTGCCCTGCTACAAGGTAAGCCACGAAGTGGCTGACAAGATTCTCGCCTGGATCGAAGCACACCCGAGCGAAGAACTCGTGACGAGCACCGAAAGCCGCACGCTCAAGATGGGCGACGAAACCATCGAGCTCACGCTCGCTGACGGCCCCCGCGGTCAGTTCCTCGACGGCTCCTGGCACGCACGCTCCGCCCTCATGGCCAACGCCGACAAGGTGCAGGAACTTGCAAGCAAGCTGCCGTACATGCAGTTCCTTAAATAG
- the leuC gene encoding 3-isopropylmalate dehydratase large subunit encodes MGKSLYQKIFESHTVAKLPSGQCQLFIGLHLCHEVTSPQAFAQLREEGQKVLFPERTFATVDHIIPTTFPERNRPLKDGISEEMFSHIENNTKNNGIKFFGPATAEQGVIHIVGPEEGVTQPGMTVACGDSHTATHGAFGAIAFGIGTSQVADVLATQTLAMSPLKTRRIKFTGKLKPGVTAKDVALAYIAKLGVNGGVGYAYEFAGPVIENMGMEGRMTICNMAIEGGARVGYCNPDEKTFEYLKGRPYAPKADKWDEAVAYWKSVATDADAQFDDEVEINCDNLEPMVTWGITPAQAIPLNGNMPKISEFEGSEKKVISEAYEYMGWEEGSKMIGRPIDIAFVGSCTNGRLSDLQAAAEIIKGHKVAPTVKMWVVPGSMKIKVEAEALGLDKIFKEAGAEWREAGCSLCLAMNPDKLKGRQVSASSSNRNFKGRQGSPSGRTILMSPAMVAAAAIEGCVTDVRKYIK; translated from the coding sequence ATGGGAAAATCACTCTATCAGAAGATTTTTGAAAGCCACACGGTAGCAAAGCTCCCGAGCGGCCAGTGCCAGCTCTTTATCGGGCTCCACCTCTGCCACGAAGTCACGAGCCCGCAGGCTTTTGCGCAGCTCCGTGAAGAAGGCCAGAAGGTGCTGTTCCCGGAACGCACTTTCGCCACGGTGGACCACATCATTCCGACCACGTTCCCGGAACGCAACCGCCCGCTCAAGGACGGCATTTCCGAAGAGATGTTCTCCCATATCGAAAACAACACCAAAAACAACGGCATCAAGTTCTTTGGCCCCGCCACCGCCGAACAGGGCGTTATCCACATCGTGGGCCCCGAAGAAGGCGTGACCCAGCCGGGTATGACTGTTGCTTGCGGTGACTCTCACACGGCAACCCACGGCGCATTCGGCGCTATCGCTTTCGGTATCGGCACGAGCCAGGTGGCAGACGTTCTCGCCACCCAGACCCTCGCCATGAGCCCCTTGAAGACTCGCCGCATCAAGTTCACCGGCAAGCTCAAGCCGGGTGTGACCGCCAAGGACGTGGCACTTGCCTACATCGCTAAGCTCGGCGTGAACGGCGGCGTTGGCTACGCTTACGAATTTGCAGGCCCCGTCATCGAAAACATGGGCATGGAAGGCCGTATGACCATCTGCAACATGGCTATCGAAGGTGGCGCCCGCGTCGGTTACTGCAACCCCGACGAAAAGACTTTTGAATACCTCAAGGGCCGTCCGTACGCCCCGAAGGCCGACAAGTGGGACGAAGCCGTTGCTTACTGGAAGTCTGTGGCTACCGACGCCGACGCCCAGTTTGACGACGAAGTCGAAATCAACTGCGACAACCTCGAACCGATGGTCACCTGGGGTATCACTCCGGCTCAGGCCATTCCGCTGAACGGCAACATGCCGAAGATTAGCGAATTCGAAGGCAGCGAAAAGAAGGTCATCTCCGAAGCTTATGAATACATGGGCTGGGAAGAAGGTTCCAAGATGATTGGCCGCCCCATCGACATCGCGTTCGTGGGCAGCTGCACCAACGGCCGCCTCAGCGACTTGCAGGCCGCCGCCGAAATCATCAAGGGCCACAAGGTCGCCCCGACTGTGAAGATGTGGGTCGTTCCGGGCTCCATGAAGATCAAGGTGGAAGCCGAAGCTCTCGGTCTCGACAAGATCTTTAAGGAAGCCGGTGCCGAATGGCGCGAAGCGGGCTGCTCGCTCTGCCTCGCCATGAACCCGGACAAACTCAAGGGCCGCCAGGTGAGTGCCTCCTCCAGCAACCGTAACTTCAAGGGCCGTCAGGGCAGCCCGTCGGGCCGCACCATCCTCATGAGCCCCGCCATGGTGGCTGCCGCCGCCATCGAAGGCTGTGTCACCGACGTCCGCAAGTACATCAAGTAA